A genomic region of Pogoniulus pusillus isolate bPogPus1 unplaced genomic scaffold, bPogPus1.pri scaffold_50_arrow_ctg1, whole genome shotgun sequence contains the following coding sequences:
- the LOC135174204 gene encoding uncharacterized protein LOC135174204, protein MAGRGPAPPAALIGCGCPAGGGTSAPARAPLPPLAHVAAAAAEQRSAPQALSSPGRQVPAGAGARHRPVRGALPRPPLCAPRVCQLIRQLEDQAVIEKAHSPFNSPIWPVRKPNGDWRLTVDFRALDEVTPPMSAAVPDMLNL, encoded by the exons ATGGCGGGGCGgggccctgctcctcctgcggCGCTGATTGGCTGCGGCTGCCCGGCTGGGGGCGGGACTTCCGCTCCGGCCCGCGCTCCGCTCCCGCCCCTGGCGCACGTGGCTGCGGCAGCGGCAGAGCAGAGATCTGCACCGCaggctctgagctccccaggccGGCAGGTGCCTGCCGGGGCCGGCGCTCGGCACCGTCCTGTGCGCGGAGCTCTGCCTCGGCCTCCGCTCTGCGCCCCCCGCGTGTGCCAG ctgattcgtcaactggaggatcaggctgttatcgagaaagctcattcacctttcaacagtcccatctggcctgtgcgtaaacctaacggcgactggagactgacagttgattttcgtgccctcgacgaggtgactccacccatgagcgcagctgtgccagacatgctgaacttgtaa